The stretch of DNA ACTACCTATGAGGAATTGAAACTAGGTCCGGTATACCTTATCAGGCACAACTTCCCGCCGTTTTTAGACTACCTATGAGGAATTGAAACCTGGACAATCGTCACGCGCCTTGCGTTGACCTTTTCTGTTTTTAGACTACCTATGAGGAATTGAAACTGCGCTATGACGGTCTCACTGCAACAGCAGACCACCTCGGTTTTTAGACTACCTATGAGGAATTGAAACTTTTTAATTCTATCTCTATCTTGAATTAAGCGTAGTTGTTTTTAGACTACCTATGAGGAATTGAAACTTTTTGGAGATGGAAACAGGCGTAATTTTGATCCGGGTTTTTAGACTACCTATGAGGAATTGAAACCTGTCCTATATGTGGAATTAGATTCACAGGGATCAACGTTTTTAGACTACCTATGAGGAATTGAAACTATCTCGCACCCGGGGCAATGTTTTAGCCAGCGGGGTTTTTAGACTACCTATGAGGAATTGAAACTTGCGCAGAAGTCGTATACCTCCTCTGTCCTAGCGCCAGTTTTTAGACTACCTATGAGGAATTGAAACTTAATTCTTCTGCAATCATCAAATTTTACTTCTCGCGTTTTTAGACTACCTATGAGGAATTGAAACTCATTGTGCGGGTCATTTCCAAACCCCATTCCACGTGTTTTTAGACTACCTATGAGGAATTGAAACGCGTATCACCCACTAGGTGCTCACCTCTTTGTGTTCTGTTTTTAGACTACCTATGAGGAATTGAAACATGCCCTGTGCAAACATACTTACAAAGTTTGGACCCGTTTTTAGACTACCTATGAGGAATTGAAACCGCTCTCGGTTGATAACCTGTACCGCAAGTGGAAGGCGTTTTTAGACTACCTATGAGGAATTGAAACAGCTCCTTCATAACTCCGATTGTTGCCCCGGCCAGGTTTTTAGACTACCTATGAGGAATTGAAACTTTGTGTAATGCATTTAAATAGTTGCTCATAAAACGTTTTATATTTTATATTAAAATTAAGGTTATGGAGGAAAAACACAATGGGAATCGTCAAAAACATTCAGGGGGTGCTACAAGTGAAACGGTATGTAACCATTTTCTTGTTAGGAATGGTTCTATTTTATGGGGTAGGCTGTTCGAACACAACCAATAATTCTAACACGACAACCAGCCAAATAGTTTCAAAAAAGTACATTGAGAATAAGGGTTACAAAATTGTTTCATACGATGGTATATTCGAAGAATATGTACTGACAAAAGAAAAGATTACCCAAGAACCGTACATACAAGAGTGGGCAGTACAGAGCTTTGAACCCAAAAAATATCTTGAAAAGAAAATAACTGTTGAAAAGTTCACCGTTCAGAACCACCCTTTAGATAAATGGATTCCGATAGGTGGTCTTAACAATGATATCCAATCAACAGGAAAAACTGCAATATATGTTTTTGTGGTAGATAACAAAGCTATAGGCGGTTATTCCATACCAGCAGTTAAGGAAGGGAAAATTAAACTGGCAGACACAATGATCTGGTCTGTAGATGGCAAACATTTTTCTGAACTAAACCCTCATATTGATTCTGAACAGTGGAAAAAATCTTGGCAAGAAAAGTTTGAGTAATAAATAAGGTAACATCCCAAAACCGTTGTTACATATTATTAACATATAACGACTGACAATCCAGTATAATTGAAAAATCGCATTATCCATAGAGTGTATAATATGGTACTTTACGCACCTAACCCATGAAATGACTGTTATGTTTTGATTGTTAAGTGCAGCATCTATGATGTTTGAGCGAGCAGCAGACAATTTAATTACTGGTGATATGCTTGACATAATATAAGTTTCTTTCTCATGCATGCACCTTTCAATTTTTTCTAATTCGTAGTTTTACTTTATACTAATGGATAGATTAATCAAGGTTTATTCTTTTAAAGTCACAGCCAGTGTTCCAGGATATGTGGGTTAGAAAAAAGAACTTCTGTTGACCCTTGAACAAGTTTTAAGTAAGTACATGGTATTATAATTCATAATGGACATGTTTTTAAAAAAATGTTAAAATACCGTAAATTAAATAATAGTTCAGGTTCCCCGGCTATGTCGGGGTGAAAAGGGAACCGGGTGTAAATCCCGGGCGGTCCGGCCACTGTAAGTGGGGAGCGGCTCCCAAAGTGCCACTGTACCGGCACTCAATGGTTTACTGATTACATAATAATCACACTATTTTTGTATATACCATTGGGTGCCAGATGGGAAGGCGGGAGATTTGCTATGAGCCACAAGTCAGGAGACCTGCCTGAACAAAACACGATAACCTCCCGCGGAGAGGGTTAGTGTGGTTGCCTTAACTAAACAGGTAAAGTAACTTACTGGATAGATAACCTTAGCTTATGGGAGCTAAGGTTTTTTTAGTGTTTAATTAAATATTGTAACAGGTGTTACCGTTCGAGAAACGGTAGCTGAAATTCGGTTCACTTATTTGCTGTTAAGGCATGGTAGCCCAAAAAAAAATACTTGGGGCCGTAAACCTAAAACCAGCAAACCGGGCCTGTTCAAACACACCGCTGATAAATTTGGGGGGTGATTGAACTATGGTTCGCTAGGGGGCCGAAAAATAACTCATAGTCCCCGGCTATATAGGGGACTTTTATAGTTTAACGGCTTTAACAGGGTAATTCATTAATTTTTAAACTGATGGTGTTTGTGAGGATTTTTTTGATGCGCATTACGTGGGTTTAATGAATCTAGGGTTTGCGAAGGAAGGTGACAAATATGTTATGGTTACAGGGCGGTTTATTGGTTGCTACTTTAATCCTGGGTATTAAAACAGGGCTGATTTTGGGGACATCCTGGCTGAACCGGTGGTGGCTGATAATGATTTCGGGCATTTTCGGCATTAGCCTGTACGGTTTGGTGCTGGCTTTTAGCGCTCACCAGCAAGTGCTGGTTATGTTTTTGGATCGCTATACCTTTGTTGGTTCTTTACTGATGGCCGTACTTTTAATTTACCTTGGCTTACAACAAGGACCGGAGCAGGGGTGTTCTTCATTTAGGCAACCGGTTGAAAAAGCTCTAAAACTCGGATTCAGTCTTGGCCATTGGAAATTTATCCTTGGCTTTTTACCCTGCCCGCTATGTTTAGCTGCCCTGTCCTTTTCAATAATCTTAATCAGTCCCATGGTAGGCATGTCCTTGTCCGAACTTGGCCGGGTTATAGCCCTTCTCTTTTTAGCCCTGGTACTGGTTACTTCCGTAGCAATCAGGAAAATAGTTCAATTAGTTAAATTTAATCCTGCAACCATCTTTAACACCTTGTTACTATTTATCGGTATACTAACACTCACCTTTGCACTGACTGTCCCTAATTTTGTACAATCTATGGCCATGCCCTTAGCCCCTTTGACCATAAGCTCACCTCATTTGGTGGCTTTGGTGCTGGTTGTGATGGCTGGCCTGGGGCTTTGGGGGTATATCCTGTACCAAATTAGTTACGTAAAGGATTGTGATAACCAGTGAACATTCCCGGTTCAGAATATTTAACTAAAATTTTACATGCTACTTCACAGAGCTTGTTAATCCCCGTTGTTTTAGGACTGCTATTATTTTTGGTAATTGCTTTCACGGAGTTGGGCACCTTTGTGGCAGAGGGCAAAAGGAGGAAAGCTAACAAATCGGTAAATATGATGGAAGTCTTTCACAATGTGGGTAACATTGCACCCTGGCAGATGAAAAACCTGCAGCAGGTCATTGATAGCTGTTCATTGTTACCCCGTCAAAAGAATCTGCTTACCGCCCTTTTAGCAAAAGTTAATCTTTCTACTGAAGTTAAGCAGCTAATTGCCCGGGATATTCTTGATCAGGAAGAATTCCGGGCCAAAAAGGTGCTGGGCAAAACAGACTTGCTGGCCAAACTGGGGCCGGTAATAGGGCTTATGGGTACACTTATTCCCCTGGGGCCGGGCCTGGCCGCTCTTGGTCAAGGTGATGTGCGGGGGCTGTCTGAGGCGGTAATTATTGCCTTTGATACCACGGTGGCGGGCATTGCCGTCGGAGCCGTAGCTGCCCTGATCTCCAAGGTGCGGCGGCGCTGGTACGAGCAGGATCTGAGCAACATGGAATTGCTCTTGGAACTGGTGGTAGGAGGTGAAACACTTGCTGTC from Desulfoscipio gibsoniae DSM 7213 encodes:
- a CDS encoding DUF2162 domain-containing protein; translated protein: MLWLQGGLLVATLILGIKTGLILGTSWLNRWWLIMISGIFGISLYGLVLAFSAHQQVLVMFLDRYTFVGSLLMAVLLIYLGLQQGPEQGCSSFRQPVEKALKLGFSLGHWKFILGFLPCPLCLAALSFSIILISPMVGMSLSELGRVIALLFLALVLVTSVAIRKIVQLVKFNPATIFNTLLLFIGILTLTFALTVPNFVQSMAMPLAPLTISSPHLVALVLVVMAGLGLWGYILYQISYVKDCDNQ
- a CDS encoding MotA/TolQ/ExbB proton channel family protein, giving the protein MNIPGSEYLTKILHATSQSLLIPVVLGLLLFLVIAFTELGTFVAEGKRRKANKSVNMMEVFHNVGNIAPWQMKNLQQVIDSCSLLPRQKNLLTALLAKVNLSTEVKQLIARDILDQEEFRAKKVLGKTDLLAKLGPVIGLMGTLIPLGPGLAALGQGDVRGLSEAVIIAFDTTVAGIAVGAVAALISKVRRRWYEQDLSNMELLLELVVGGETLAVQENEAGPAVRRRS